One genomic segment of Paenibacillus xylanexedens includes these proteins:
- a CDS encoding carbohydrate ABC transporter permease, whose amino-acid sequence MKYLKVSNWGYSAQRIFIICAFSIIPLALLFTFAYLPVINMFKYSFTDWNGYSKRFDYVGFENYTRIFSDPEYFKVFIVSLYYFVATFLQMGLALYFATILSFKVRGKNFFKGILFFPYLLNGVAIGFIFLFFFKPDGTLDMLMHAVGLGQYTQLWLGNPNIINVSLAGASVWRYMGFNFIIFLGAISSIPKDVYEASDIDGANRWQQFRHIILPSITRILQLNLILAISGAISAFDIPYIMTDGSNGSMTFVIQTVHLAFKYGKLGLASAMAVVLLLIVILVTLVQRVTMKGEE is encoded by the coding sequence ATGAAGTACTTAAAGGTTTCGAATTGGGGTTACTCAGCGCAACGCATATTTATCATCTGTGCCTTCTCAATTATTCCGCTGGCGTTGCTGTTCACGTTTGCATACTTACCTGTCATCAACATGTTCAAATACAGTTTTACCGATTGGAACGGATACAGTAAAAGGTTTGATTATGTTGGGTTTGAGAACTATACGCGCATCTTCAGTGATCCCGAATACTTCAAAGTATTTATTGTCAGCTTGTACTACTTCGTGGCTACGTTCTTACAGATGGGCTTGGCGCTTTACTTTGCCACCATTCTGAGTTTCAAAGTTCGAGGCAAAAACTTTTTCAAAGGCATACTGTTCTTTCCATATTTGCTGAACGGTGTAGCCATCGGTTTTATCTTCCTCTTTTTCTTCAAACCGGACGGTACACTCGATATGCTCATGCATGCTGTAGGGCTGGGACAATACACGCAGCTCTGGCTCGGTAATCCGAATATTATCAACGTGTCACTCGCAGGTGCATCAGTATGGAGATACATGGGCTTCAACTTTATCATTTTCCTGGGTGCAATCTCCTCCATTCCGAAGGATGTGTATGAAGCATCCGATATTGATGGTGCCAATCGCTGGCAGCAATTCCGCCACATCATCCTGCCAAGCATTACACGCATCCTGCAGCTCAACCTGATCTTGGCGATTAGCGGCGCAATTAGTGCGTTCGATATTCCATATATCATGACCGATGGTTCCAACGGCAGTATGACATTTGTAATCCAGACGGTTCATTTGGCGTTTAAATACGGCAAGCTGGGACTGGCATCCGCCATGGCTGTGGTGCTGCTCTTGATCGTTATTCTCGTTACGCTTGTGCAGCGCGTCACCATGAAAGGGGAGGAATAA
- a CDS encoding glycoside hydrolase family 130 protein — MIHPKYKELLEKQEQLLSRPNEINSSFYNGIYDRYQYPVITRHHVPLHWRFDLNETTNPHFMERLGINATLNPGAIYFNGKYIMVIRTEGLDRKSIFALAESDNGIDGFRFTDKPLVWNDIDADETNQYDMRLVQHEDGWIYGIYCSERKDPEAPAFDTSSAVAQAGLVRTRDLTSWERLPNITTNSPQQRNVVLHPEFVDGKYAFYTRPQDGFISTGSGGGIAFGLCEDILNPVIHEETIIDERQYHTVYEVKNGQGPAPLKTDRGWIHIAHGVRNTAAGLRYVLYTFATDLNDPARMIAKPGGHFIAPYDDERVGDVSNVIFCNGAVVNEDDEVFIYYASSDTRCHVATTTLEKLVDYTFNTPADPYRSLDCASQRGQLIEQNEKLLQKQLT, encoded by the coding sequence ATGATACACCCGAAATACAAGGAGTTACTGGAGAAACAGGAGCAGCTACTTAGTCGCCCTAATGAGATCAATTCTTCCTTTTACAACGGCATATATGATCGGTACCAATATCCGGTAATCACTCGCCATCATGTACCGCTGCATTGGAGATTCGATCTGAATGAGACGACAAACCCGCATTTCATGGAACGCCTGGGCATTAACGCAACACTGAATCCGGGAGCCATCTATTTCAATGGCAAATACATCATGGTCATCCGTACGGAAGGATTGGATCGCAAATCAATCTTTGCACTCGCCGAGAGTGACAATGGAATTGACGGGTTCCGTTTCACGGATAAACCATTGGTCTGGAATGATATCGATGCGGATGAAACCAATCAGTATGATATGCGCCTTGTTCAACATGAAGATGGCTGGATCTATGGCATCTATTGCTCGGAACGCAAAGACCCGGAGGCTCCTGCATTTGATACATCCAGCGCAGTTGCACAGGCAGGACTGGTTCGTACACGGGATCTTACAAGCTGGGAACGGTTGCCCAACATCACAACGAATTCCCCTCAACAGCGCAATGTCGTATTGCACCCGGAATTCGTGGATGGAAAATATGCCTTCTACACACGTCCACAGGACGGATTCATCTCGACAGGCAGCGGCGGCGGAATCGCCTTTGGTCTGTGTGAGGATATCTTGAACCCTGTCATTCATGAAGAGACAATTATCGACGAACGGCAATATCATACGGTATATGAGGTCAAAAACGGTCAAGGCCCTGCTCCGCTCAAGACGGATCGTGGCTGGATTCACATTGCTCACGGAGTTCGGAACACCGCGGCAGGCCTGCGTTATGTGTTATACACCTTCGCTACGGATCTGAATGATCCGGCGCGTATGATCGCCAAGCCGGGCGGCCACTTCATTGCCCCTTATGACGATGAGCGTGTAGGCGATGTATCCAATGTTATTTTCTGCAACGGTGCTGTGGTCAATGAAGATGACGAGGTCTTTATCTATTACGCTTCCAGTGATACCCGCTGTCATGTGGCAACAACGACGCTCGAAAAACTAGTCGATTATACGTTCAATACACCGGCTGATCCATATCGTTCCTTGGATTGTGCTAGCCAGCGGGGTCAGCTGATTGAACAGAATGAGAAGCTTTTACAGAAACAATTGACATAA
- a CDS encoding AGE family epimerase/isomerase, giving the protein MNTKTTELQSEIKEHWEKQILPFWSNLKDTTHGGFYGWVGNDLQVNQQAPKGGIATARQLWSFAAAYRVTGNERWRDHAEHAYRFLADHVMDTEYGGMYWMVDYTGEALDTSKHVYTQSFGVYSLSEYYRATGDASALELAKTLFALIEDKGLDAELPAYKEQFDRTWKEQPNEMLSENGVIADYTMNTHIHVLEAYTTLYRVWPDQQVKAALERLLGILYERVYDQDTKFLGVFFNKQWESIIDLRSFGHDIEASWLIDETLKVLGLEQHPEYAAMVTDIAYNISNVAVNADGSLLNEQEGEHIDEKRIWWVQAEAMVGFYNTYQRTGDPLFLERVERLWTYTKENIIDQRAGGEWYWSVDRNGTPDQSEIAGPWKCPYHNSRFCIELIERMGSE; this is encoded by the coding sequence ATGAATACAAAAACAACTGAACTTCAATCTGAGATTAAGGAGCATTGGGAGAAGCAGATTTTACCCTTCTGGTCCAACCTTAAGGATACAACCCACGGTGGATTCTACGGTTGGGTTGGCAATGATCTTCAGGTTAATCAACAGGCGCCCAAAGGCGGGATCGCCACGGCACGGCAATTATGGTCTTTTGCAGCAGCCTATCGGGTTACCGGAAACGAAAGATGGCGCGATCACGCGGAGCACGCCTATCGGTTTCTCGCTGATCATGTGATGGACACCGAATATGGCGGTATGTACTGGATGGTAGATTACACAGGGGAAGCACTGGACACGAGCAAACATGTGTATACGCAATCATTCGGCGTGTATTCACTCAGTGAGTACTATCGTGCTACCGGGGATGCTTCTGCATTGGAACTTGCGAAAACGCTTTTTGCTCTAATCGAGGACAAAGGTCTGGATGCCGAACTACCTGCGTACAAGGAACAATTTGATCGCACATGGAAGGAACAGCCCAATGAAATGCTGAGCGAAAATGGGGTGATTGCGGATTACACAATGAATACGCATATCCATGTGTTAGAGGCCTACACCACGCTCTATAGAGTGTGGCCGGATCAACAAGTGAAGGCAGCGCTGGAACGCCTGCTCGGAATTCTATATGAACGGGTGTATGACCAAGACACCAAGTTTCTCGGGGTATTTTTCAACAAACAGTGGGAATCCATCATCGATCTGCGCTCGTTCGGACATGACATTGAAGCCAGCTGGCTGATCGACGAAACACTGAAAGTGCTGGGACTGGAACAACATCCGGAGTATGCGGCGATGGTAACGGATATTGCCTATAACATCTCCAACGTGGCCGTAAATGCCGATGGTTCCCTGCTAAATGAACAAGAAGGTGAACATATCGATGAGAAGCGAATCTGGTGGGTTCAGGCAGAGGCGATGGTTGGTTTCTATAATACGTATCAGCGTACAGGTGATCCACTGTTTCTGGAGAGAGTGGAACGCTTGTGGACTTATACAAAAGAAAACATCATTGATCAGCGCGCTGGCGGGGAATGGTACTGGTCGGTTGACCGCAACGGAACACCGGATCAGAGCGAAATTGCCGGACCGTGGAAATGCCCGTATCACAATAGCAGATTCTGTATTGAACTAATCGAGAGGATGGGATCAGAATGA
- a CDS encoding glycoside hydrolase family 113, translating into MKYIKGFTFGWMSGKGDFRKPEAKESLRLMAERTGSSHVIFALAAHQDHPQEVEVKYRGEHLVEDDELIDMIRYARTLGLRIILKPTVNCTDGTWRAHINFFDIDVPCEPKWKDWFRSYTAFQKHYAGIAEQEKCEMFIVGCEMVQSERRDEEWREVIAAVREVYTGLVSYNTDKYQEGHVKWWDAVDVISSSGYYPIGDWEAQLDRIEQAIDPYGKPFFFAEAGCPSRSGSAQVPNDWGLEGEVNAEEQERFYEAMFRHVSQRDWVRGFGLWDWSANLHTEKDALTDDGYGVYGKPAEQVIRRFYEGIAVEV; encoded by the coding sequence ATGAAGTACATCAAGGGATTTACATTTGGCTGGATGAGTGGCAAGGGCGACTTCCGCAAGCCGGAAGCCAAAGAATCCTTGCGCCTGATGGCTGAACGTACAGGCAGTTCTCATGTCATTTTTGCACTGGCTGCACATCAGGATCATCCACAGGAGGTAGAGGTCAAGTATCGGGGTGAACATCTGGTGGAGGATGATGAACTGATCGACATGATTCGTTATGCCCGTACACTCGGGCTGCGTATCATTCTGAAACCAACCGTTAACTGCACCGACGGCACATGGCGTGCACACATTAACTTTTTTGATATCGATGTGCCTTGTGAGCCGAAGTGGAAGGATTGGTTCCGCAGTTACACGGCATTTCAGAAGCATTATGCAGGGATTGCAGAGCAGGAAAAGTGTGAGATGTTCATCGTAGGCTGTGAGATGGTGCAATCCGAGCGTCGGGATGAAGAGTGGCGCGAGGTGATCGCCGCTGTGCGTGAAGTGTACACGGGACTGGTGTCATACAACACGGACAAATATCAGGAAGGTCATGTGAAATGGTGGGATGCCGTGGATGTCATCTCTTCCAGTGGTTACTATCCCATCGGAGATTGGGAGGCGCAACTGGATCGTATTGAACAGGCGATTGATCCCTATGGTAAACCCTTTTTCTTCGCGGAAGCAGGCTGTCCCAGCCGTAGCGGATCAGCCCAGGTACCAAACGATTGGGGACTGGAAGGCGAAGTGAATGCGGAGGAACAAGAGCGTTTCTATGAGGCGATGTTCCGGCATGTCAGTCAGCGTGACTGGGTACGCGGATTCGGTCTGTGGGATTGGAGTGCAAATCTGCACACGGAGAAGGATGCGCTGACCGATGACGGATATGGAGTTTACGGTAAGCCAGCGGAGCAGGTGATTCGTCGGTTCTATGAGGGCATCGCTGTAGAAGTTTAA
- the nikA gene encoding nickel ABC transporter substrate-binding protein, with amino-acid sequence MSVQHRKSSALTLATMLLLLFVIVGCSNTGSGDESSSAASDQTSTKSITMSWPRDIGTMNPHTYNPSQLFAQSMLYEPLISYQKDGKLEPALAESWTISDDGKVYTFKLRQGVKFSDGTPFNAEIVKKNFDAVMKNKDTHSWLGIVGVLDKTEVVDDQTFRMTLTEPYYPVLQDLSVVRPFRFLGEAGFPDDGDTSQGIKEPVGTGPWMLAEYKQDEYAVFKRNPNYWGTAPKVDQITVKIIPDGETRVLAFEKGDLDLIYGEGMISLDAFQELRDNDKYVTQLSDPVGTRSLLLNSSNPKLSDVRVRMALQQGFNKKAMVEGVTSGLEEPADTVLSKNYPYTNVDLEPITYDVEKSKALLDEAGWKLPAGGTVREKDGQQLDFEMIFDKTDPIQKAMAETIQAEWSELGVKVNLTGLELTVQIKRLKANGFDLYFWYNYGAPYDPHSFINVVASPGFGISETLSALPMKKELDDQVHAALSSTDETKRQELYGSILKTLQEQSAIVPISYIKKTAVYQKKISNFIFPANRDENPFVGIELGNQ; translated from the coding sequence ATGTCTGTACAACATCGCAAATCTTCGGCCCTCACGCTGGCAACTATGCTCTTGTTGTTATTCGTTATTGTGGGTTGCAGCAATACAGGAAGTGGAGATGAATCCTCATCTGCTGCTTCGGATCAAACATCTACGAAGTCGATTACGATGTCATGGCCACGTGATATCGGTACAATGAATCCGCACACGTACAATCCTTCGCAATTATTTGCCCAATCCATGCTCTATGAGCCGCTGATCAGTTACCAGAAGGACGGAAAACTGGAACCTGCTCTGGCAGAATCATGGACCATCTCCGATGACGGCAAAGTATATACATTCAAGCTTCGCCAAGGTGTGAAATTCTCAGATGGTACACCATTTAATGCTGAGATTGTGAAAAAGAACTTTGATGCTGTAATGAAAAATAAAGATACACATAGCTGGCTGGGCATTGTAGGTGTGCTCGACAAGACCGAGGTTGTGGACGATCAGACTTTCCGCATGACACTCACAGAGCCGTATTATCCTGTTCTTCAGGACTTGTCTGTGGTCCGTCCGTTCCGCTTCCTGGGTGAAGCCGGATTCCCGGATGACGGAGATACATCCCAAGGCATCAAAGAGCCGGTTGGAACGGGCCCGTGGATGCTGGCTGAATACAAGCAGGACGAATATGCTGTTTTCAAACGCAACCCGAATTATTGGGGAACAGCACCAAAGGTGGATCAGATTACGGTCAAAATCATTCCTGACGGTGAAACTCGTGTCCTTGCTTTTGAAAAAGGCGATCTCGACTTGATCTATGGTGAAGGTATGATCAGTCTGGATGCGTTCCAGGAGCTGCGTGACAATGATAAATATGTGACCCAATTGTCTGATCCGGTGGGTACTCGCAGCTTGCTGCTGAACTCTTCCAATCCAAAGCTGTCCGATGTCAGAGTGCGGATGGCGCTCCAGCAAGGGTTTAACAAAAAGGCGATGGTGGAAGGCGTGACTTCCGGTTTGGAAGAACCAGCCGATACCGTATTGTCCAAAAACTATCCGTACACCAATGTAGACCTGGAACCGATCACGTATGACGTGGAGAAATCCAAAGCTTTACTGGATGAAGCGGGTTGGAAACTGCCTGCAGGTGGTACAGTTCGTGAGAAAGACGGGCAGCAGCTTGATTTTGAGATGATTTTTGACAAGACCGATCCGATTCAGAAAGCGATGGCTGAGACCATTCAGGCAGAATGGAGCGAGCTTGGGGTTAAGGTAAACCTCACTGGACTGGAACTGACGGTACAGATCAAACGTTTGAAAGCCAATGGTTTCGACCTGTATTTCTGGTACAACTATGGCGCTCCATATGATCCACATTCCTTCATTAATGTTGTAGCAAGCCCTGGATTCGGGATTTCCGAGACCCTGAGTGCGTTGCCGATGAAAAAGGAACTGGACGATCAGGTGCATGCAGCCCTGTCATCCACAGACGAGACGAAACGCCAAGAGTTATATGGCTCTATCCTGAAAACACTTCAGGAGCAATCGGCGATCGTACCGATCTCTTATATTAAGAAAACGGCTGTATATCAGAAGAAAATCTCCAACTTTATTTTTCCGGCGAACCGTGACGAAAATCCGTTTGTAGGAATCGAATTGGGCAATCAATAA
- a CDS encoding substrate-binding domain-containing protein yields the protein MTAHCAYTGLKEATILKNNITMRDIADRLGVSSVTVSKALNDKDGVSGELKEKIKVLAVEMGYRYNAVARSMKEGLTHNIGVIIPERFTGPTQSFYVRVFQRITKHLEEQGYYGILHILNVEDEEELTLPKLYSDNKVDGFIVLGQISKEYIELVRSMEVPKMFLDFYDEHSDIDSVVTDNFYAAYELTNYLVQQGHRNIAYVGNLYSTSSIQDRFLGYYKSLLEHRLPMNPDLVLNDRDERGTFIEIDLPEQLPTAFVCNCDQVAHLLVQKLTSMDIQVPGQCSVVGFDNDIYATLSDPKLTTVEVDVEQMARTAVQSMLKKVDNPNRSFGRVHVKGNIIYRDSVSAVSASSDTMDI from the coding sequence GTGACAGCACATTGTGCCTATACCGGCTTGAAGGAGGCGACCATACTGAAGAACAATATCACCATGCGGGATATCGCCGACAGGCTCGGGGTCAGCAGTGTGACCGTCTCGAAAGCATTGAATGATAAAGATGGCGTGAGTGGCGAATTAAAGGAAAAAATTAAAGTGCTTGCTGTTGAAATGGGCTATCGGTATAATGCTGTTGCCCGTTCGATGAAGGAAGGCTTAACCCATAATATTGGCGTAATTATCCCGGAGCGTTTTACCGGACCTACGCAGTCGTTCTATGTACGCGTGTTCCAGCGCATCACCAAACATCTGGAGGAACAGGGCTACTACGGCATTCTGCACATTCTGAATGTGGAGGATGAGGAAGAATTAACGTTGCCCAAGCTGTACAGTGACAACAAGGTCGATGGTTTCATCGTGCTCGGACAGATCAGCAAAGAGTATATTGAACTGGTGCGATCGATGGAAGTTCCCAAAATGTTTCTCGACTTCTACGATGAACATTCGGACATCGATTCCGTTGTTACCGATAACTTCTACGCTGCCTATGAGCTGACGAACTATCTGGTTCAGCAGGGCCACCGTAACATTGCTTATGTAGGGAACTTGTATTCCACGAGCAGCATCCAGGACCGATTCCTCGGGTACTACAAATCCTTGCTGGAACATCGCTTGCCGATGAATCCGGATCTGGTTCTGAATGATCGGGATGAACGGGGTACGTTTATTGAGATTGATCTGCCGGAACAGCTGCCAACCGCTTTTGTATGCAACTGTGATCAGGTCGCTCATCTGCTCGTTCAGAAACTGACTTCCATGGATATTCAGGTGCCTGGCCAATGCTCTGTTGTTGGTTTTGATAATGATATCTATGCCACGCTCTCCGATCCCAAGCTCACAACCGTCGAAGTGGATGTGGAACAGATGGCACGCACGGCAGTTCAGTCCATGCTCAAAAAGGTCGACAACCCAAACCGCAGTTTCGGCCGTGTACACGTGAAAGGCAACATCATCTATCGTGACTCGGTGAGTGCTGTGTCTGCCTCATCAGATACTATGGATATTTGA
- a CDS encoding ABC transporter substrate-binding protein, whose amino-acid sequence MRKNKGWMMLLTMLLITSLLAACSSGGGSSQAGEEISTDPADIKGEITVLTQRTDIVDTVFKDYAAEFNKEYPDVKVNFQALADYEGQVKIRMSTKDYGDVLMIPTSVPIADIPDFFEPLGTYDELKDKYTAIEERMVDGQVYGIPTVITFSGIIYNKQVFKDAGVTELPKTPEQFQAALQLVKDNTDAVPLYTNYASGWALTQWESDLPTVAGSVDYVNVDQPNTDENFVPGQPHYELYKVLYDAAKNGLIEKDPTTTDWESSKADLAKGKIATMALGSWAITQIQGMTDTPDDIGFLPFPTNASEVVVPLSADYNIGMNVNSENKPAAKAWIDWFLAKSNYAVEQGGGMDADKNAELPPILDQYKDVKFSTLTPAKEGQEGLVDKIDNEGEIGLWQPDFKKRIIEAGIGNRKESYDDIMKDLNDKWVKARAELTK is encoded by the coding sequence TTGAGAAAAAACAAAGGTTGGATGATGTTGCTGACGATGCTGCTCATCACTTCACTACTTGCTGCATGTTCATCCGGAGGTGGATCTTCGCAGGCAGGGGAGGAGATCAGTACAGATCCGGCAGATATCAAAGGTGAAATAACCGTTCTGACGCAACGGACAGATATTGTGGATACCGTATTCAAAGATTACGCGGCAGAATTCAACAAGGAATATCCTGATGTAAAAGTAAACTTTCAGGCGCTGGCCGACTACGAAGGACAAGTGAAAATCCGTATGAGCACCAAGGATTATGGTGACGTACTGATGATCCCGACCAGTGTTCCGATCGCAGATATCCCGGACTTTTTCGAGCCGCTCGGCACGTACGATGAATTGAAAGACAAATACACCGCCATTGAAGAACGCATGGTGGATGGTCAGGTCTACGGTATCCCTACCGTGATCACGTTCTCAGGAATCATTTATAACAAACAGGTCTTCAAAGACGCAGGCGTTACCGAATTGCCAAAAACACCGGAGCAATTCCAGGCTGCACTTCAATTGGTCAAAGACAATACAGATGCGGTTCCGCTCTACACCAACTATGCATCCGGCTGGGCTCTCACCCAATGGGAATCCGATCTGCCAACCGTTGCAGGCAGTGTGGATTACGTTAACGTGGACCAACCGAACACAGATGAGAACTTTGTGCCTGGTCAGCCGCACTATGAACTGTACAAAGTGCTCTATGATGCAGCCAAGAACGGTCTAATCGAGAAAGATCCAACAACAACCGACTGGGAAAGCTCCAAAGCGGATCTCGCCAAAGGCAAAATTGCCACAATGGCACTGGGCTCTTGGGCGATCACACAGATCCAAGGCATGACGGATACCCCGGACGACATCGGATTCTTACCTTTCCCAACCAATGCAAGTGAGGTTGTGGTTCCGCTCTCCGCAGACTATAACATCGGCATGAACGTGAACAGTGAGAACAAACCTGCTGCCAAAGCCTGGATTGACTGGTTCCTGGCGAAATCGAACTATGCAGTTGAACAGGGCGGCGGTATGGATGCAGACAAGAATGCTGAATTGCCACCGATTTTGGATCAATATAAAGATGTGAAATTCTCCACGCTTACACCTGCCAAAGAAGGTCAGGAAGGTCTGGTCGACAAGATTGATAACGAAGGCGAAATCGGTCTCTGGCAGCCTGACTTCAAGAAACGCATTATCGAAGCAGGTATTGGGAACCGCAAGGAATCGTATGACGACATCATGAAAGATCTGAACGACAAATGGGTCAAAGCAAGAGCAGAACTCACGAAATAA
- a CDS encoding glycoside hydrolase family 130 protein — MSVAETKNVHIVGDALPNMPWEAKPEGTEGPVWRHSANPVVPRNPVKGVARIFNSAVIPYEGKFIGVFRAETVNGRPHLHMGASEDGLEWTIEEERIAFVEENGDPFMPNYAYDPRLVKVEDTYYIIWCTDFYGAALGLAKTEDFKTFVRLENPMLPFNRNGVLFPRKINDNYVMLSRPSDSGHTPFGDIFLSESPDLVYWGKHRHVMSKGGQGWWQSVKIGGGPAPIETSEGWLMFYHGVTGTCNGFVYSMGAVILDLDEPSKVKYRSSNFVLTPEKWYEEQGFVDNVIFPCATLHDAETGRIAIYYGAADTYVGVAYTTIEEIVNYVIETDEVIAGDHEEGKL, encoded by the coding sequence ATGTCAGTTGCCGAAACGAAAAACGTACACATTGTTGGGGACGCTTTGCCGAATATGCCATGGGAAGCCAAACCGGAGGGAACGGAAGGCCCGGTATGGAGACACTCGGCGAACCCCGTGGTTCCGCGTAACCCGGTCAAAGGCGTTGCCCGTATTTTCAACAGTGCCGTTATTCCCTATGAAGGAAAGTTCATCGGGGTATTCCGCGCCGAAACCGTTAATGGCCGTCCGCATTTGCACATGGGTGCAAGCGAAGACGGTTTGGAGTGGACAATTGAAGAGGAACGCATTGCATTTGTAGAAGAAAATGGCGATCCGTTCATGCCGAACTATGCGTACGATCCACGTTTGGTCAAAGTCGAAGACACGTATTACATCATCTGGTGTACAGACTTCTATGGCGCAGCACTGGGCCTGGCCAAAACAGAAGACTTCAAAACATTTGTCCGCCTCGAAAATCCAATGCTGCCGTTCAACCGTAATGGCGTATTGTTCCCGCGTAAAATCAACGATAACTATGTGATGTTGTCCAGACCGAGCGACAGTGGACATACCCCATTCGGAGACATTTTCCTGAGTGAAAGCCCGGATCTGGTGTATTGGGGCAAGCATCGTCATGTGATGAGCAAGGGCGGCCAAGGTTGGTGGCAATCGGTCAAAATTGGCGGCGGGCCCGCTCCGATCGAAACGTCCGAAGGCTGGCTGATGTTCTACCACGGCGTAACTGGAACCTGTAACGGTTTTGTCTATAGCATGGGGGCGGTCATTCTGGATCTGGATGAGCCGTCCAAAGTAAAATATCGTTCTTCTAACTTCGTACTGACACCGGAAAAATGGTACGAAGAACAAGGCTTCGTTGATAACGTCATCTTCCCGTGTGCAACACTGCATGATGCCGAGACCGGACGTATCGCCATCTATTACGGCGCTGCCGACACGTATGTGGGCGTGGCTTACACAACCATCGAAGAAATCGTGAACTATGTGATCGAGACGGACGAAGTCATTGCAGGAGACCATGAAGAGGGCAAGCTGTAA
- a CDS encoding DUF2179 domain-containing protein, with protein MFKILVFIFLIQIVYVSAYTLRMILTLKGQKYIAALISMGEIVIYVLGLNLVLQYLTQPSALIVYAVGYGLGVLLGAWIEEKIALGYVTVKVICNQMGNNVANALRDKGYGVTAWVGSGRDGDRLVMEILAKRKNQKLLYQTILDLDPKAFVITVEPKQFHGGFWTRSIKK; from the coding sequence TTGTTTAAAATATTGGTATTTATCTTTTTGATCCAGATTGTGTACGTATCCGCTTATACACTCCGGATGATTCTGACACTCAAAGGACAGAAATACATCGCCGCACTGATCAGCATGGGTGAGATTGTGATCTATGTACTCGGTCTGAATCTTGTGCTCCAATACCTGACTCAGCCTTCGGCCCTGATCGTGTACGCGGTGGGTTATGGACTGGGAGTGTTGCTCGGTGCGTGGATTGAAGAGAAGATCGCGCTCGGTTACGTTACCGTTAAAGTCATCTGTAACCAGATGGGCAATAACGTCGCGAATGCCCTGCGAGATAAAGGATATGGTGTTACTGCATGGGTGGGCAGTGGACGTGATGGAGATCGGCTTGTGATGGAGATTCTGGCAAAACGTAAAAACCAGAAATTGCTCTACCAGACGATTCTCGATCTGGACCCCAAAGCATTTGTTATTACCGTGGAGCCTAAACAGTTCCATGGCGGCTTCTGGACACGTTCCATCAAAAAGTAA
- a CDS encoding carbohydrate ABC transporter permease produces the protein MTQLKYTLASVVKYASLVIAAFIALLPIVVILFASLKTNAEYATSSPLAPPANWLNFANYTKAFVDGNMLVGFKNTIIILIISIIGATLTGSMIAYVLDRFKFKGKKIMVAAFLLATLIPSVTTQVATFQIINALDLFNTRWAAIVMYLGTDIIAVYIFLQFLGSISSALDESAMLDGASYFTIYWKIILPLLKPAIVTVIIVKGVNIYNDFYTPFLYMPKTDLQVISTALFKFKGPFGSQWEVISAGIMIAIIPTMIIFLLLQKYIYNGFAQGSVK, from the coding sequence GTGACACAACTCAAATACACCCTTGCGAGCGTGGTTAAATATGCTTCCCTGGTTATTGCGGCGTTTATCGCGCTTTTGCCCATCGTGGTCATCCTGTTTGCATCTCTCAAAACGAATGCGGAATACGCTACCAGCAGCCCGCTTGCTCCACCAGCCAACTGGCTGAACTTTGCGAACTATACGAAGGCTTTTGTGGATGGCAACATGCTGGTCGGTTTCAAAAATACAATTATTATCCTGATCATCTCCATTATAGGAGCGACTTTAACCGGTTCCATGATCGCGTATGTACTGGATCGGTTCAAATTCAAGGGCAAGAAAATTATGGTCGCGGCATTTCTGCTCGCTACCCTGATTCCAAGTGTTACGACGCAGGTTGCTACATTCCAGATCATCAACGCGCTCGACCTGTTTAACACACGCTGGGCGGCCATCGTGATGTACCTGGGTACAGATATCATCGCGGTTTATATCTTCCTGCAATTCCTGGGCTCCATCTCAAGTGCACTGGATGAATCCGCCATGCTGGACGGCGCGTCGTACTTCACGATCTACTGGAAAATCATTCTGCCACTGCTGAAACCGGCCATTGTGACGGTCATTATCGTGAAGGGTGTGAACATCTATAACGACTTCTACACACCGTTCCTGTACATGCCAAAGACCGATCTACAGGTCATATCCACCGCCTTGTTCAAATTCAAGGGACCTTTCGGATCGCAGTGGGAAGTCATCAGCGCCGGCATCATGATCGCCATTATACCAACCATGATCATCTTCCTTTTGTTACAGAAGTACATCTACAATGGCTTCGCGCAAGGCTCAGTTAAATAA